From one Aquila chrysaetos chrysaetos chromosome 7, bAquChr1.4, whole genome shotgun sequence genomic stretch:
- the CTC1 gene encoding CST complex subunit CTC1 isoform X1, whose amino-acid sequence MAEPNSAEQRWLQEARDFARRALPAREGPDGPEPPQLDAVLRCLRSAVGGDLPLGYSFISISDLQHQQCMPCCSHLTWSTNEFKEWAHQGQGALPMQSALPRTYLILVGYLTDGRQEDKEKLVDGCLYVKDNTGIIPCELLYFQLEWLDSLFLFPSWSYIPQTDQSATGYVEILVDPVPVNLPKEVPDSIPVTYPVSAELLLTSRMPCKKRSKLTVAGELARLGPLLCIHHKTFFFLFLKCFTSAVWVPVLVQKPNQLAWHHILQLGRSYTITGLSMSSLKKSGQRMFVTGVSSCLLPYCAEQVREQPLDSALQGESTESSSLETAEHLSDSLELGVEEEKPRSTKESKIISYVGTVTKILNVQAGLFLLDNKVCLCLAYQQLLNSARGLRPGACVELIDVHLLQKPLVSFPFIVLGACLSSTVVLKSFSRLSTPYQPPASSGNLYLQLLFHYNLDMPLYLWLVSLLEMFEERFSCFFGRRRPLLRSTHQNAGAAEKFLVPILQAVVPDREEARDIYNEILAKVHQCPLQKYMTLNPPCQAPSLSAVCHVAEQKSWEGFSPSQLLSPLEAQHMGTQELNRRLTWSYYTVSPGSFQPRLILLGVLRVSSRSSSLQLQDKSSTLPCVIARKDGSPFTHTALLGSLLQVENYQLIVERFLQTDFPSWEHLENLEHVREKKTSVYVQFYFEDVQVLHAAEGQIQKCLRSGNSSSLRKKDDGSLTSELEAPEAKMLKLEDPKPDTHRDDNCQGGQSSTRRTSCVSRLFLVTQKEGLMLRNYQLPGEKVGEGRELQRSFQATVLWLGRPQLWSHPRETGNLPELEESGCDGEESVTRQEALLLFMRKSLRWFPFLHLDGLYRFIVPCCSDLEVFDKLCFPPVPAKLLSRSSCPLCLPVQDTWHLQHETWISCLTERQLAAVSVQTGMDQRISSIPEVLSSSFTGSLVSFSGEIMERTLCASPKNEKPSVTVSLQKQKGSLLASGHSVKLSVSVAPGSPVVVDVYIAATYLQHLWGLLPGAKILFQNLERKISRFHNVYCTYIASSCVSIISLPASHLPFPSSPAGEASSPSLVFLSSLQPHLQNLPQARILCHLSCVLTLSLQWVCSLCSSIFKEGRCTRHSPPCPSHTGVRQASAWVLVEDGTGEALVLCRNQHVAAMLGLSLLEWEALQNSVQSRGRVSIEHGEATGTGCVEEPEDLIACYLRSLCRSSLICRPILLDFSLNRKPSKILQPAPLQLRNFRCGEVEFVSQVGPRLNLLCLNVQEVEQDALSYLNSERIRRTSSHCQVEATA is encoded by the exons tttcatCTCCATCTCTGACCTACAGCATCAGCAGTGCATGCCATGCTGCAGCCACCTGACCTGGAGCACTAATGAATTTAAAGAATGGGCTCATCAAGGACAAGGTGCTTTACCCATGCAGAGCGCTTTGCCAAGGACTTACCTGATCTTGGTTGGCTATTTAACAGATGGAAGGCAAGAGGACAAAGAGAAGTTGGTAGATGGTTGCCTATACGTGAAAGACAATACTGGGATAATTCCGTGTGAG CTCCTGTATTTTCAACTTGAGTGGCTGGATTCACTGTTCCTTTTCCCAAGCTGGTCATATATACCACAGACAGACCAGAGTGCAACAGGGTATGTGGAAATCCTGGTGGATCCAGTGCCAGTAAATCTCCCAAAGGAAGTACCTGACAGCATTCCAGTCACCTACCCGGTATCAGCTGAGCTACTGCTTACCTCCAG GATGCCATGTAAGAAAAGATCAAAGCTCACTGTGGCAGGTGAATTGGCCAGACTCGGGCCTCTTCTTTGTATTCACCACAAgacattcttctttctgtttctgaagtgcttCACCTCAGCTGTTTGGGTCCCTGTGCTGGTGCAG AAGCCCAACCAGCTGGCATGGCATCATATACTCCAGTTGGGTCGCAGTTACACAATAACAGGCCTGAGTATGTCCAGCCTGAAGAAATCTGGACAAAGGATGTTTGTCACCGGTGTTTCTTCCTGCCTTCTGCCCTACTGTGCAGAGCAGGTGAGGGAGCAGCCACTGGACAGTGCTTTACAAGGCGAATCCACTGAATCTTCTTCCCTTGAGACTGCTGAGCATCTTAGTGACTCCTTGGAGCTGGGAGTTGAAGAGGAGAAGCCAAGATCAACCAAAGAGTCCAAAATCATCTCATATGTG GGAACTGTCACCAAAATCCTCAATGTCCAAGCTGGTCTCTTTTTACTGGATAACAAAGTCTGCTTGTGCCTTGCTTACCAGCAGTTGTTGAACTCCGCCCGTGGACTCCGACCAGGAGCATGTGTAGAG CTCATCGATGTCCACCTCCTGCAGAAGCCTCTGGTGTCCTTCCCTTTCATTGTACTTGGTGCTTGCCTGAGCAGCACTGTTGTGCTGAAGAGTTTTTCAAGGCTCAGCACCCCCTACCAGCCACCGGCCTCTTCAGGAAATCTCTACTTACAGCTGCTCTTCCACTACAATCTTGATATGCCGCTCTACCTCTGGCTGGTGAGCCTCCTGGAGATGTTTGAGGAGAG gttttcttgtttctttgggCGCCGTCGACCGTTGCTTAGGTCTACACACCAAAACGCTGGAGCTGCTGAGAAATTCCTTGTCCCTATTCTGCAAGCTGTGGTGCCAGATAGAGAGGAAGCAAGAGATATTTATAATGAAATTCTAGCAAAAGTACACCAGTGTCCCCTGCAGAAG tatATGACCCTGAACCCCCCGTGCCAGGCCCCATCTCTGTCTGCAGTTTGTCATGTGGCAGAACAGAAGAGCTGGGAAGGCTTCAGTCCATCACAGCTGCTCTCGCCCTTGGAGGCACAGCACATGGGCACCCAGGAGCTGAATCGCAGACTGACCTGGTCCTACTACACAGTCTCACCAGGAAGTTTCCAGCCCCGACTG ATACTACTGGGTGTGCTGAGAGTCTCCTCCAGGAGCAGttccctccagctgcaggacaAGAGCAGCACGCTTCCCTGTGTGATAGCCCGTAAGGATGGTAGCCCCTTCACCCATACAGCTCTCCTAG GATCGCTCTTGCAGGTGGAAAACTACCAGCTCATAGTGGAGAGATTCCTTCAGACTGATTTTCCCTCCTGGGAGCACCTGGAAAATCTGGAGCAtgtgagggagaaaaaaaccag TGTCTATGTGCAGTTCTACTTTGAGGATGTTCAGGTTCTCCATGCTGCTGAAGGACAAATCCAGAAATGCCTTAGGAGTGGAAACAGCTCCTCTTTGAGGAAGAAGGATGACGGCAGCTTGACATCTGAGCTGGAAGCCCCAGAGGCAAAAATGCTGAAACTGGAGGATCCCAAGCCAGATACTCACAGAGATGATAACTGTCAGGGGGGCCAGAGCAGCACCAGAAGAACCAGCTGTGTATCTCGCCTGTTCTTGGTTACCCAGAAAGAGGGTCTTATGTTACGCAACTACCAACTACCCGGAGAAAAAGTTGGAGAAGGACGGGAGCTGCAGCGCAGTTTCCAAGCCACAGTGCTGTGGCTGGGCAGACCTCAGCTCTGGAGCCACCCCAGAGAAACTGGGAATCTACCGGAGCTGGAGGAGAGCGGCTGTGATGGAGAAGAGAGCGTGACACGGCAAGAA gcACTACTGCTCTTTATGAGGAAGTCTCTACGATGGTTTCCATTTCTGCACCTGGATGGGCTGTATCGCTTCATTGTGCCCTGCTGTTCG GACTTGGAAGTGTTTGACAAGCTCTGTTTTCCACCTGTGCCAGCAAAGTTACTGAGCAGGTCATCCTGCCCCCTGTGCCTGCCTGTCCAAGATACCTGGCACTTACAGCATGAGACATGGATCTCCTGTCTGACTGAGCGCCAG CTGGCAGCCGTGTCGGTGCAGACAGGCATGGACCAGAGAATTTCCTCCATTCCAGAAGTACTTAGCAGCAG TTTCACAGGTTcccttgtttctttctctggtgAGATAATGGAGAGGACCTTGTGTGCCTCTCCCAAGAATGAGAAGCCATCTGTGACTGTCAgccttcaaaagcagaaag GAAGCCTGCTAGCCAGTGGTCACAGCGTGAAGCTCAGCGTCTCAGTTGCTCCAGGCTCCCCTGTTGTGGTGGACGTTTACATTGCTGCCACCTATCTGCAGCATCTCTGGGGTTTGCTACCTGGAGCCAAGATCCTCTTCCAGAACTTGGAACGCAAAATCTCAAG ATTCCATAATGTTTACTGCACATACATTGCCTCCAGCTGTGTGAGCATCATATCTCTGCCAGCTTCTCACCTACCTTTTCCTTCCAG TCCTGCAGGAGAAGCCTCCTCCCCCTCACTAGTGTTTCTATCCAGCTTGCAACCTCACCTGCAAAACCTGCCCCAGGCACGGATTTTATGCCACTTGTCCTGTGTACTGACTCTGTCCCTGCAATGGGTTTGCTCActttgcagcagcatcttcaaAGAG GGGAGGTGCACCCGACACAGTCCACCATGTCCATCACACACAGGAGTGAGGCAAGCCAGTGCATG GGTGCTGGTGGAGGACGGAACGGGTGAAGCTTTGGTGCTGTGCAGGAACCAGCATGTGGCAGCAATGCTGGGCCTGAGCCTTCTCGAGTGGGAAGCTCTGCAGAActctgtgcagagcaggggCAGAGTGTCCATTGAGCATGGGGAAGCTACTGGCACGGGG TGTGTAGAGGAACCTGAGGATCTCATTGCTTGCTACCTAAGGAGCCTGTGCAGGAGTTCTCTCATCTGTCGCCCTATCCTGCTGGATTTCAGCCTAAACAGGAAGCCCTCCAAGATTCTGCAGCCTG CTCCACTGCAGCTGAGAAATTTTCGGTGCGGTGAAGTGGAGTTTGTGTCACAAGTGGGACCTCGGCTGAACCTGCTGTGCCTGAATGTGCAGGAAGTGGAACAAGACGCCTTAAGCTATCTGAACAGCGAGAGGATTAGGAGGACGTCTAGTCACTGCCAAGTGGAAGCCACTGCTTAA
- the CTC1 gene encoding CST complex subunit CTC1 isoform X2: protein MLAPDAGCGRDVVEDGVTACVFLASMRPRSLLRFISISDLQHQQCMPCCSHLTWSTNEFKEWAHQGQGALPMQSALPRTYLILVGYLTDGRQEDKEKLVDGCLYVKDNTGIIPCELLYFQLEWLDSLFLFPSWSYIPQTDQSATGYVEILVDPVPVNLPKEVPDSIPVTYPVSAELLLTSRMPCKKRSKLTVAGELARLGPLLCIHHKTFFFLFLKCFTSAVWVPVLVQKPNQLAWHHILQLGRSYTITGLSMSSLKKSGQRMFVTGVSSCLLPYCAEQVREQPLDSALQGESTESSSLETAEHLSDSLELGVEEEKPRSTKESKIISYVGTVTKILNVQAGLFLLDNKVCLCLAYQQLLNSARGLRPGACVELIDVHLLQKPLVSFPFIVLGACLSSTVVLKSFSRLSTPYQPPASSGNLYLQLLFHYNLDMPLYLWLVSLLEMFEERFSCFFGRRRPLLRSTHQNAGAAEKFLVPILQAVVPDREEARDIYNEILAKVHQCPLQKYMTLNPPCQAPSLSAVCHVAEQKSWEGFSPSQLLSPLEAQHMGTQELNRRLTWSYYTVSPGSFQPRLILLGVLRVSSRSSSLQLQDKSSTLPCVIARKDGSPFTHTALLGSLLQVENYQLIVERFLQTDFPSWEHLENLEHVREKKTSVYVQFYFEDVQVLHAAEGQIQKCLRSGNSSSLRKKDDGSLTSELEAPEAKMLKLEDPKPDTHRDDNCQGGQSSTRRTSCVSRLFLVTQKEGLMLRNYQLPGEKVGEGRELQRSFQATVLWLGRPQLWSHPRETGNLPELEESGCDGEESVTRQEALLLFMRKSLRWFPFLHLDGLYRFIVPCCSDLEVFDKLCFPPVPAKLLSRSSCPLCLPVQDTWHLQHETWISCLTERQLAAVSVQTGMDQRISSIPEVLSSSFTGSLVSFSGEIMERTLCASPKNEKPSVTVSLQKQKGSLLASGHSVKLSVSVAPGSPVVVDVYIAATYLQHLWGLLPGAKILFQNLERKISRFHNVYCTYIASSCVSIISLPASHLPFPSSPAGEASSPSLVFLSSLQPHLQNLPQARILCHLSCVLTLSLQWVCSLCSSIFKEGRCTRHSPPCPSHTGVRQASAWVLVEDGTGEALVLCRNQHVAAMLGLSLLEWEALQNSVQSRGRVSIEHGEATGTGCVEEPEDLIACYLRSLCRSSLICRPILLDFSLNRKPSKILQPAPLQLRNFRCGEVEFVSQVGPRLNLLCLNVQEVEQDALSYLNSERIRRTSSHCQVEATA from the exons tttcatCTCCATCTCTGACCTACAGCATCAGCAGTGCATGCCATGCTGCAGCCACCTGACCTGGAGCACTAATGAATTTAAAGAATGGGCTCATCAAGGACAAGGTGCTTTACCCATGCAGAGCGCTTTGCCAAGGACTTACCTGATCTTGGTTGGCTATTTAACAGATGGAAGGCAAGAGGACAAAGAGAAGTTGGTAGATGGTTGCCTATACGTGAAAGACAATACTGGGATAATTCCGTGTGAG CTCCTGTATTTTCAACTTGAGTGGCTGGATTCACTGTTCCTTTTCCCAAGCTGGTCATATATACCACAGACAGACCAGAGTGCAACAGGGTATGTGGAAATCCTGGTGGATCCAGTGCCAGTAAATCTCCCAAAGGAAGTACCTGACAGCATTCCAGTCACCTACCCGGTATCAGCTGAGCTACTGCTTACCTCCAG GATGCCATGTAAGAAAAGATCAAAGCTCACTGTGGCAGGTGAATTGGCCAGACTCGGGCCTCTTCTTTGTATTCACCACAAgacattcttctttctgtttctgaagtgcttCACCTCAGCTGTTTGGGTCCCTGTGCTGGTGCAG AAGCCCAACCAGCTGGCATGGCATCATATACTCCAGTTGGGTCGCAGTTACACAATAACAGGCCTGAGTATGTCCAGCCTGAAGAAATCTGGACAAAGGATGTTTGTCACCGGTGTTTCTTCCTGCCTTCTGCCCTACTGTGCAGAGCAGGTGAGGGAGCAGCCACTGGACAGTGCTTTACAAGGCGAATCCACTGAATCTTCTTCCCTTGAGACTGCTGAGCATCTTAGTGACTCCTTGGAGCTGGGAGTTGAAGAGGAGAAGCCAAGATCAACCAAAGAGTCCAAAATCATCTCATATGTG GGAACTGTCACCAAAATCCTCAATGTCCAAGCTGGTCTCTTTTTACTGGATAACAAAGTCTGCTTGTGCCTTGCTTACCAGCAGTTGTTGAACTCCGCCCGTGGACTCCGACCAGGAGCATGTGTAGAG CTCATCGATGTCCACCTCCTGCAGAAGCCTCTGGTGTCCTTCCCTTTCATTGTACTTGGTGCTTGCCTGAGCAGCACTGTTGTGCTGAAGAGTTTTTCAAGGCTCAGCACCCCCTACCAGCCACCGGCCTCTTCAGGAAATCTCTACTTACAGCTGCTCTTCCACTACAATCTTGATATGCCGCTCTACCTCTGGCTGGTGAGCCTCCTGGAGATGTTTGAGGAGAG gttttcttgtttctttgggCGCCGTCGACCGTTGCTTAGGTCTACACACCAAAACGCTGGAGCTGCTGAGAAATTCCTTGTCCCTATTCTGCAAGCTGTGGTGCCAGATAGAGAGGAAGCAAGAGATATTTATAATGAAATTCTAGCAAAAGTACACCAGTGTCCCCTGCAGAAG tatATGACCCTGAACCCCCCGTGCCAGGCCCCATCTCTGTCTGCAGTTTGTCATGTGGCAGAACAGAAGAGCTGGGAAGGCTTCAGTCCATCACAGCTGCTCTCGCCCTTGGAGGCACAGCACATGGGCACCCAGGAGCTGAATCGCAGACTGACCTGGTCCTACTACACAGTCTCACCAGGAAGTTTCCAGCCCCGACTG ATACTACTGGGTGTGCTGAGAGTCTCCTCCAGGAGCAGttccctccagctgcaggacaAGAGCAGCACGCTTCCCTGTGTGATAGCCCGTAAGGATGGTAGCCCCTTCACCCATACAGCTCTCCTAG GATCGCTCTTGCAGGTGGAAAACTACCAGCTCATAGTGGAGAGATTCCTTCAGACTGATTTTCCCTCCTGGGAGCACCTGGAAAATCTGGAGCAtgtgagggagaaaaaaaccag TGTCTATGTGCAGTTCTACTTTGAGGATGTTCAGGTTCTCCATGCTGCTGAAGGACAAATCCAGAAATGCCTTAGGAGTGGAAACAGCTCCTCTTTGAGGAAGAAGGATGACGGCAGCTTGACATCTGAGCTGGAAGCCCCAGAGGCAAAAATGCTGAAACTGGAGGATCCCAAGCCAGATACTCACAGAGATGATAACTGTCAGGGGGGCCAGAGCAGCACCAGAAGAACCAGCTGTGTATCTCGCCTGTTCTTGGTTACCCAGAAAGAGGGTCTTATGTTACGCAACTACCAACTACCCGGAGAAAAAGTTGGAGAAGGACGGGAGCTGCAGCGCAGTTTCCAAGCCACAGTGCTGTGGCTGGGCAGACCTCAGCTCTGGAGCCACCCCAGAGAAACTGGGAATCTACCGGAGCTGGAGGAGAGCGGCTGTGATGGAGAAGAGAGCGTGACACGGCAAGAA gcACTACTGCTCTTTATGAGGAAGTCTCTACGATGGTTTCCATTTCTGCACCTGGATGGGCTGTATCGCTTCATTGTGCCCTGCTGTTCG GACTTGGAAGTGTTTGACAAGCTCTGTTTTCCACCTGTGCCAGCAAAGTTACTGAGCAGGTCATCCTGCCCCCTGTGCCTGCCTGTCCAAGATACCTGGCACTTACAGCATGAGACATGGATCTCCTGTCTGACTGAGCGCCAG CTGGCAGCCGTGTCGGTGCAGACAGGCATGGACCAGAGAATTTCCTCCATTCCAGAAGTACTTAGCAGCAG TTTCACAGGTTcccttgtttctttctctggtgAGATAATGGAGAGGACCTTGTGTGCCTCTCCCAAGAATGAGAAGCCATCTGTGACTGTCAgccttcaaaagcagaaag GAAGCCTGCTAGCCAGTGGTCACAGCGTGAAGCTCAGCGTCTCAGTTGCTCCAGGCTCCCCTGTTGTGGTGGACGTTTACATTGCTGCCACCTATCTGCAGCATCTCTGGGGTTTGCTACCTGGAGCCAAGATCCTCTTCCAGAACTTGGAACGCAAAATCTCAAG ATTCCATAATGTTTACTGCACATACATTGCCTCCAGCTGTGTGAGCATCATATCTCTGCCAGCTTCTCACCTACCTTTTCCTTCCAG TCCTGCAGGAGAAGCCTCCTCCCCCTCACTAGTGTTTCTATCCAGCTTGCAACCTCACCTGCAAAACCTGCCCCAGGCACGGATTTTATGCCACTTGTCCTGTGTACTGACTCTGTCCCTGCAATGGGTTTGCTCActttgcagcagcatcttcaaAGAG GGGAGGTGCACCCGACACAGTCCACCATGTCCATCACACACAGGAGTGAGGCAAGCCAGTGCATG GGTGCTGGTGGAGGACGGAACGGGTGAAGCTTTGGTGCTGTGCAGGAACCAGCATGTGGCAGCAATGCTGGGCCTGAGCCTTCTCGAGTGGGAAGCTCTGCAGAActctgtgcagagcaggggCAGAGTGTCCATTGAGCATGGGGAAGCTACTGGCACGGGG TGTGTAGAGGAACCTGAGGATCTCATTGCTTGCTACCTAAGGAGCCTGTGCAGGAGTTCTCTCATCTGTCGCCCTATCCTGCTGGATTTCAGCCTAAACAGGAAGCCCTCCAAGATTCTGCAGCCTG CTCCACTGCAGCTGAGAAATTTTCGGTGCGGTGAAGTGGAGTTTGTGTCACAAGTGGGACCTCGGCTGAACCTGCTGTGCCTGAATGTGCAGGAAGTGGAACAAGACGCCTTAAGCTATCTGAACAGCGAGAGGATTAGGAGGACGTCTAGTCACTGCCAAGTGGAAGCCACTGCTTAA
- the CTC1 gene encoding CST complex subunit CTC1 isoform X3 — protein MAEPNSAEQRWLQEARDFARRALPAREGPDGPEPPQLDAVLRCLRSAVGGDLPLGYSFISISDLQHQQCMPCCSHLTWSTNEFKEWAHQGQGALPMQSALPRTYLILVGYLTDGRQEDKEKLVDGCLYVKDNTGIIPCELLYFQLEWLDSLFLFPSWSYIPQTDQSATGYVEILVDPVPVNLPKEVPDSIPVTYPVSAELLLTSRMPCKKRSKLTVAGELARLGPLLCIHHKTFFFLFLKCFTSAVWVPVLVQKPNQLAWHHILQLGRSYTITGLSMSSLKKSGQRMFVTGVSSCLLPYCAEQVREQPLDSALQGESTESSSLETAEHLSDSLELGVEEEKPRSTKESKIISYVGTVTKILNVQAGLFLLDNKVCLCLAYQQLLNSARGLRPGACVELIDVHLLQKPLVSFPFIVLGACLSSTVVLKSFSRLSTPYQPPASSGNLYLQLLFHYNLDMPLYLWLVSLLEMFEERFSCFFGRRRPLLRSTHQNAGAAEKFLVPILQAVVPDREEARDIYNEILAKVHQCPLQKYMTLNPPCQAPSLSAVCHVAEQKSWEGFSPSQLLSPLEAQHMGTQELNRRLTWSYYTVSPGSFQPRLILLGVLRVSSRSSSLQLQDKSSTLPCVIARKDGSPFTHTALLGSLLQVENYQLIVERFLQTDFPSWEHLENLEHVREKKTSVYVQFYFEDVQVLHAAEGQIQKCLRSGNSSSLRKKDDGSLTSELEAPEAKMLKLEDPKPDTHRDDNCQGGQSSTRRTSCVSRLFLVTQKEGLMLRNYQLPGEKVGEGRELQRSFQATVLWLGRPQLWSHPRETGNLPELEESGCDGEESVTRQEALLLFMRKSLRWFPFLHLDGLYRFIVPCCSDLEVFDKLCFPPVPAKLLSRSSCPLCLPVQDTWHLQHETWISCLTERQLAAVSVQTGMDQRISSIPEVLSSSFTGSLVSFSGEIMERTLCASPKNEKPSVTVSLQKQKGSLLASGHSVKLSVSVAPGSPVVVDVYIAATYLQHLWGLLPGAKILFQNLERKISRFHNVYCTYIASSCVSIISLPASHLPFPSSPAGEASSPSLVFLSSLQPHLQNLPQARILCHLSCVLTLSLQWVCSLCSSIFKEGRCTRHSPPCPSHTGVRQASACV, from the exons tttcatCTCCATCTCTGACCTACAGCATCAGCAGTGCATGCCATGCTGCAGCCACCTGACCTGGAGCACTAATGAATTTAAAGAATGGGCTCATCAAGGACAAGGTGCTTTACCCATGCAGAGCGCTTTGCCAAGGACTTACCTGATCTTGGTTGGCTATTTAACAGATGGAAGGCAAGAGGACAAAGAGAAGTTGGTAGATGGTTGCCTATACGTGAAAGACAATACTGGGATAATTCCGTGTGAG CTCCTGTATTTTCAACTTGAGTGGCTGGATTCACTGTTCCTTTTCCCAAGCTGGTCATATATACCACAGACAGACCAGAGTGCAACAGGGTATGTGGAAATCCTGGTGGATCCAGTGCCAGTAAATCTCCCAAAGGAAGTACCTGACAGCATTCCAGTCACCTACCCGGTATCAGCTGAGCTACTGCTTACCTCCAG GATGCCATGTAAGAAAAGATCAAAGCTCACTGTGGCAGGTGAATTGGCCAGACTCGGGCCTCTTCTTTGTATTCACCACAAgacattcttctttctgtttctgaagtgcttCACCTCAGCTGTTTGGGTCCCTGTGCTGGTGCAG AAGCCCAACCAGCTGGCATGGCATCATATACTCCAGTTGGGTCGCAGTTACACAATAACAGGCCTGAGTATGTCCAGCCTGAAGAAATCTGGACAAAGGATGTTTGTCACCGGTGTTTCTTCCTGCCTTCTGCCCTACTGTGCAGAGCAGGTGAGGGAGCAGCCACTGGACAGTGCTTTACAAGGCGAATCCACTGAATCTTCTTCCCTTGAGACTGCTGAGCATCTTAGTGACTCCTTGGAGCTGGGAGTTGAAGAGGAGAAGCCAAGATCAACCAAAGAGTCCAAAATCATCTCATATGTG GGAACTGTCACCAAAATCCTCAATGTCCAAGCTGGTCTCTTTTTACTGGATAACAAAGTCTGCTTGTGCCTTGCTTACCAGCAGTTGTTGAACTCCGCCCGTGGACTCCGACCAGGAGCATGTGTAGAG CTCATCGATGTCCACCTCCTGCAGAAGCCTCTGGTGTCCTTCCCTTTCATTGTACTTGGTGCTTGCCTGAGCAGCACTGTTGTGCTGAAGAGTTTTTCAAGGCTCAGCACCCCCTACCAGCCACCGGCCTCTTCAGGAAATCTCTACTTACAGCTGCTCTTCCACTACAATCTTGATATGCCGCTCTACCTCTGGCTGGTGAGCCTCCTGGAGATGTTTGAGGAGAG gttttcttgtttctttgggCGCCGTCGACCGTTGCTTAGGTCTACACACCAAAACGCTGGAGCTGCTGAGAAATTCCTTGTCCCTATTCTGCAAGCTGTGGTGCCAGATAGAGAGGAAGCAAGAGATATTTATAATGAAATTCTAGCAAAAGTACACCAGTGTCCCCTGCAGAAG tatATGACCCTGAACCCCCCGTGCCAGGCCCCATCTCTGTCTGCAGTTTGTCATGTGGCAGAACAGAAGAGCTGGGAAGGCTTCAGTCCATCACAGCTGCTCTCGCCCTTGGAGGCACAGCACATGGGCACCCAGGAGCTGAATCGCAGACTGACCTGGTCCTACTACACAGTCTCACCAGGAAGTTTCCAGCCCCGACTG ATACTACTGGGTGTGCTGAGAGTCTCCTCCAGGAGCAGttccctccagctgcaggacaAGAGCAGCACGCTTCCCTGTGTGATAGCCCGTAAGGATGGTAGCCCCTTCACCCATACAGCTCTCCTAG GATCGCTCTTGCAGGTGGAAAACTACCAGCTCATAGTGGAGAGATTCCTTCAGACTGATTTTCCCTCCTGGGAGCACCTGGAAAATCTGGAGCAtgtgagggagaaaaaaaccag TGTCTATGTGCAGTTCTACTTTGAGGATGTTCAGGTTCTCCATGCTGCTGAAGGACAAATCCAGAAATGCCTTAGGAGTGGAAACAGCTCCTCTTTGAGGAAGAAGGATGACGGCAGCTTGACATCTGAGCTGGAAGCCCCAGAGGCAAAAATGCTGAAACTGGAGGATCCCAAGCCAGATACTCACAGAGATGATAACTGTCAGGGGGGCCAGAGCAGCACCAGAAGAACCAGCTGTGTATCTCGCCTGTTCTTGGTTACCCAGAAAGAGGGTCTTATGTTACGCAACTACCAACTACCCGGAGAAAAAGTTGGAGAAGGACGGGAGCTGCAGCGCAGTTTCCAAGCCACAGTGCTGTGGCTGGGCAGACCTCAGCTCTGGAGCCACCCCAGAGAAACTGGGAATCTACCGGAGCTGGAGGAGAGCGGCTGTGATGGAGAAGAGAGCGTGACACGGCAAGAA gcACTACTGCTCTTTATGAGGAAGTCTCTACGATGGTTTCCATTTCTGCACCTGGATGGGCTGTATCGCTTCATTGTGCCCTGCTGTTCG GACTTGGAAGTGTTTGACAAGCTCTGTTTTCCACCTGTGCCAGCAAAGTTACTGAGCAGGTCATCCTGCCCCCTGTGCCTGCCTGTCCAAGATACCTGGCACTTACAGCATGAGACATGGATCTCCTGTCTGACTGAGCGCCAG CTGGCAGCCGTGTCGGTGCAGACAGGCATGGACCAGAGAATTTCCTCCATTCCAGAAGTACTTAGCAGCAG TTTCACAGGTTcccttgtttctttctctggtgAGATAATGGAGAGGACCTTGTGTGCCTCTCCCAAGAATGAGAAGCCATCTGTGACTGTCAgccttcaaaagcagaaag GAAGCCTGCTAGCCAGTGGTCACAGCGTGAAGCTCAGCGTCTCAGTTGCTCCAGGCTCCCCTGTTGTGGTGGACGTTTACATTGCTGCCACCTATCTGCAGCATCTCTGGGGTTTGCTACCTGGAGCCAAGATCCTCTTCCAGAACTTGGAACGCAAAATCTCAAG ATTCCATAATGTTTACTGCACATACATTGCCTCCAGCTGTGTGAGCATCATATCTCTGCCAGCTTCTCACCTACCTTTTCCTTCCAG TCCTGCAGGAGAAGCCTCCTCCCCCTCACTAGTGTTTCTATCCAGCTTGCAACCTCACCTGCAAAACCTGCCCCAGGCACGGATTTTATGCCACTTGTCCTGTGTACTGACTCTGTCCCTGCAATGGGTTTGCTCActttgcagcagcatcttcaaAGAG GGGAGGTGCACCCGACACAGTCCACCATGTCCATCACACACAGGAGTGAGGCAAGCCAGTGCATG TGTGTAG